A segment of the Hippopotamus amphibius kiboko isolate mHipAmp2 chromosome 8, mHipAmp2.hap2, whole genome shotgun sequence genome:
ATAATCTTTCATACCTTTTGAATAGGAAACcatgttaaatatattattttttaaaaaattaagagtgAAAAAGCTATCTTGATCTTAAACCCAAAAAATTAATAGGAAGGAAAAACTTGCAGGATTAAGGATAAAGAAACCATAGTACAGAAGGATACATTAGAAGGGTGTCAGTATAAAGGAAAGATTAATTATGgggaaaaagagacaaaacagGAGAGCAAATTACTGTTTCAAACATGAATTGTACTAACCTGAAGAACACAATagttgccatttttctttttacaaagtattttcaaagCTTCATCTTCATATCCCGGGGCAATAATACCATCAGATACCTATATATGTAGTAAATATTAATtactgttttattaaaaaattagagaACACCTCTTAAACAATCTAGAGATAACTGCTGTCATAAATAATGCAGTAGCAGTTTCTGGTTTCTACCTCCACTAGATAATACAAATACTATAGTTGGAAAAGGTAAGTCTATGCTAGAACACAACTTTCTACAGCTGACCTTATCTCACTGGCTGTCCTTTTGGTTGTCTGTTTCAATTTTAACTAAGAATATATGAATGATTCCCTGTAATACATGTGTCttaggaagaaaaatgatttttcactcttcttttcGTAGGGTGGTTTCGCACTAGAAAGTGCACGTTCTTCTAGTTCTGGCTCTGACGGAACCTGGCTAAATGACCCGAGGCATGACAGGCTCTTCAAAAGCAAGAAAAGGGGTCAGAGGAAATCAGATTTGACACATTACAGCTGAAGATACAAAAGTCATAGCTCACACCCCAAAACCTCGTGCTATAACCTATGACGCAGTATGCCAGCTCCACCGCAGCTGGGGATGGCAGGGGTGCTGTTAAGAATCCCTAAAGCAACTAAATACTGTCAACTCACAGGCCCTGTTAGCCTTAATTGCTAACCATTTCCCTCCAAGGTATCTGAGCTACCTACATTCTTCTCTATCTCCCTACCCCCAACACCACCCCCTCCACCTTTCTGGAATGCTTGTTTGGTACTCAATTAATGGGGGTTAGTTTTTCAGATAGTTTATAATTTCCCCCACTGTACAGTCTTTTTAATTACAGAGCTAATGAAGGTTTACAGTCAGATTCATTATTACATCACCATCCCAAGGTGGCATCCTCAGTTCTTCAGAAACAATAACTGTGGCATTAAGATAGTGACtactagaacattttaaaaaattaaatacataaaactttATCACAATAGCCAAATACAAATATCACAGGTTATGGTTTTAACAAACACTATGAACAAATAAAGCTCTACTCAGTTATGCAcagatcaagatacagaatgTCCCCTAACCTCTCTGGAGATAATTTTGGCAGTAGGGACATCACAAACATCAGATAATGCAACAAAGTCACCAAAGGAAGACATCCTATCAGCCCctgtaaataaaaattgaaacatgGTATTTATCACAGATTATCCTTATTATACAGAAAAAGATAATGTTCAAAAAACCCCAATGTAATCATATAAAATCTAACTTAACAATAGATTAATAAGCCATTTAACTGAAATAATTAGTAAGAAACATTCTTTAATTTTACCTCCTAGAGCAACATTCAGCAAACTTTTCATGTAAAGGGcctgagagtaaatattttttaagctttgtggCCACGTGATCCCTGTTCCACCTCTGAGGTTGTGGTTAGAAATCTGCCACCGACAATACTATGCGGCCCTATTCCAATCAGACTACATTTACAAAGTCACGTGGTGGGCTGGAtttagcccatgagccacagtttGTTAACCCCTATTGTAGAAGGTAAACTATGATATGTGTGTCTCAATAATCTCCCATTAATGTTACAATAATATTCACAGGTTACTAAACTTGTGAATTAGATATTtgtgaattatataaaatataaccttAACCAAATTCAATGTACTTAAATAACCAtacaatttaaattaaattaagcaATATGAATGCATTCAATAGCCTAATCTGAAATTTCACGCACCAAATTCCAATTGTGCTTCCCTTTATTACATTAATACGAAAACTAACACACACTTTTACTAACAAATTTATCCCAAGGCCCTCATATAGTCATTCTGAAGTATGaatgaaaaacacatttaaagaatTTGAAATCTTATAATGAAACAAAGGCTATTACTAAGATAAAACATTGCTTTTACTCTCAAAAAACATGCTATTATCTTCTGACCTCTTGCTCTTGCGTATGCAGTGGATATGGGTGTGAGGGTTTTGTACAGATCATAGACCATGCAGACTTTGGCTTCATCTTCATTGAGTGGAATTCCAACTGCAGCACCTGGTacagaaaaccataaataaaccaaaaatctCAAGTTACTACTTGTCAGTTCCTAAATCAGGACAACATTTTTCTAAACATCTAGTCTGTGTAGCATAATTTCTAGTGCTTGTgccaaattaaacaaaaacttgTTTGGCCAGATAATTAAAGGCCAAAAATACAACACAGAGGAGGGTGATGAGGGGGGAATCTCTTCTCTGGCCTCCGAAAACAAAGCCATTGTCTGAGTTTGCCAGCACTGGGCATGTGTATGAAGCCACTTTACTTCATTCTGACTCTCTGGAAATATCACACACTGTTTATTTTCCTGCCACTCCCATTGttttaatatccaaaaaatatctGAGAACTAATTACGTGCTGTATTGTCAGTAGGGGATATAAAGAAGCTGTGAAGCTGACAAACATGGAAGCAAAAAGGTCCCTTGTACAATGGCCATAAAACGTTAAAGTGTCATAAGAACATCTTCTTTATGTCTACTCAGTTAAAATTTTCAACCATGTGGAAAAATGTTTAGTTTAGTCATACTGTATTAAGCAATATCACTTCTATTTCCTAAAACACGTTTCCACTACAAATAAAACTATTACCTGAACTCCCTATCTCATAAAACTATTATCTGGCCTTCCTATCTCATAATACTTGTacattacatatatgtaaataatatgtAAGCACGGTATTGTTATCAGATTTTATCCAGTTACCACACTGATACTGTTATTAACAAAAGTGGTTTTGGACTTCACAGAATGTCTATATTGGCTTTTGAGTCTTGTTAAATTTCCAAAAAACTTCAAAAAGTGCATTTTGAACAGTTCCAGAGAATCCCAGAGCGCAATGTTTTACCTGCTGGGCTGACATGTTTGAAAGAGGCAGCGGCTGGAATGCCTAAAGCTTCTTTGAGTTCCTTCACCAGCTGCCAGGCATTCAAAGCATCACACAGGTTTATAAATCCAGGGGCTCCATTCAAaactacatataaaaaaatatacacacattaaCAAGCAGACTCAATAAGATCAGGTAATACATTtcctagaaaatttttaaaaaacatatataaatatgtttcaaataaagTATAATGAAGAGGCAAACAGATATACACAACATACAAGAACTTGGTGAAACGACCAAATAAAGCAGCCGGAGCCTGAGCCATCTtaccaaacacatacacacacacacacacacacacacacacacacacacgcaacagAAGTGCATGAACACACGTATGCACACACCACTGGAGGACCAAAACCCGCCAGTCCATAAATAAATGGACAGAGAATTCAGAAACTGGAAAAAGTAGGACTAGACTAGTGATCATCAGGGATCCACTTCAGGACAGAACTAAGACCAAACAATTGTGGCAACTTTAGTGTACAATTTACAGTATAAAATTTTAGTTGTAAATCTTGTCAGTTTAAGAAATAATGTTACAAACTAAAGCAAGAGTTTAGTGggtgggagagatggagggaaaaaCTAGTGTGTTGGGTTTCTCTTCTTTTATACCAGACTTAGTAGGCTCAGCCTAAAGTTGAAATGCAGTTAGTTACAAAGGAGACTACAACTTTTTCACTGCCTATTTTCTTAACAGTggcaggattttttaaaagtgaaaatcttgtgaataaacatttataagaagtttagcacacacacacaaatagcgGGCCACtaattaaaaacaactttataatttcatttcctttgtgttATCTTGAAcagcaaatacttttaaaagcaaaaccttgccaaatatctactgaatgcctactacaacgttaggcactgttctaggaacTTGGGATATTATCAGTGAATAAACAGTCCCTCCCAAATTACCATCATCATGGAGCTTACGAGGGGAATCAGAAATGAAGCAAAACATGCAATAAAATGATACAACAGAAAAtattaggtatttacccaaatgagttgaaaacttgtGTCTACACAAAAGCATGTAAACATTTTATAAGTGCTTTATTCATAAACTGCCAAACAGCATCCTTCCATTTTTgaagtccttcagtaggtgaatggataaacaaactgtggtatatccacacacaatgaaatattattcaacaataagaagaaatgagctaccaaaagacacggaggaaccttaaatgcatactgctaagtgaaagaagacagtctgAAAAGACTATATACTATATGtttccaactatatgatatttgGAAACAGCAAAAGTATagggacagtaaaaagatcagtggttgccaggggttgggggggtggcggggaggagtTTTTAGGGTGGTAAAAACTATTATGCAGGATAATTCCATGGTGAATACATTACATGTCtgcccaaacccacagaatgcacaACACAAAGCATGAATGTGAATCTAAACCATGGACCTTAGTTAATAATAAACCAGTGTTAGTTcttcagttgtaacaaatgtaccacactaatgcaaagCTGTTAACAGGGGAAactggggggtaggggtggggcggggggtgatacatgagaaaaaaaaaatgactgctcTCATGGGGCTTATGAAAGAGGAATAGTAGAAACAAAATAGGCAATAAATAGTaaacaacaaaagtaaaataggACATACAACatgcaaaaattaaatgagacacCTTATGTAAAACTCCCCCATGTCCTTTTTCTTAATAGACAGTTTAGGCTAATTGTGGCTAGGGAGAAAACTTAGCTTCTGAAACATCTCAGAGTTAGAATACCCCTTAAAATTATCAAATTTTCAAAGACACTAACAACTCTTTAGACACGAGAAAGTGCTATATAGAGAAATGCTTAAAGGTTGTTTAATCTACTAAATAGTTGAAATAAACAGAACTCTTCTCTTGTTTCCAATCACAATAAAACCAGTCATTAACATCACTCACTcaaacacactctctctcacacactctcacacagacacacctCTAGGGCTGAGCGTGCAGGCTTGGGTAGTATTGGAAAAGATTCAAAACGTGTCTGAGGCAGGGTCGTAGTAGAACTTAACGACTGtcaagagcaaagaaaagagTATTCCAAATGCTCCTTAAACTTCCTGCactgcttctctctcctcccctcgcTCTCCACTGTAACAGGGAGAAAAGATCACCAATCATACCTATGTGTGCTCTGAGCTTGCCTTCTCAGTGCATGAAGGAAGCTGTTCTGTGCTCAACCAGGGCAGTCCCCCACCAACTAACACTTCACCCTCCCAAGTCTTCACACCTACAACTCTCTCCTCTGCCCGCTGGACCCACTCTTCCCTTCTACCAAGGAGTAGGACGTGCTTGTTCATTAAACAGCCCACCTTAAcaacaaagcagaacaaaaaactAACTTCACAGTCCTATTTTGGCCCATTTCAGCGGGGCTCCCAGATTCATCCTTCCAACAAGGAAATCGCATCTTTGTAACATTCCCAAAATCAAGCAGCCACTGCTCTCAGCAGCATTCCAACCGGTTGACACTGTACAGATTTTCCTCTGATGGTTCCTCCACTGCCACCTCAAGGTTTGGTCCTGACCCTCTTCTACAAAATCCAGACCACCCCATCCTGACCTATGTCTTCAAAACCTTCTACACGCCAAAGACAGTATCTTTGTCTTTGATACTGATCAAAGAGCAAACCTGCATCTTCAACTTGACTTCTCTCCAGAACCCTGGATTATCTCAACATTTTCTGTTCACAAGTCCCACTGGCAGCTCAAACTTCAGGCAACTGTAAGAGCTACTATGTAATTTACTTTATCTTCTAAAAAGTGAATCACATCTGATAcaacagaaagacacacacacctaGACATGGCAAACCGTGCCACGTGTAACGCTCAGCCTTTACCTGTGATGGGGAGCTTGGGCTTCAGGGTATATAACTGGGCAGGAGTTTGATGAGGGTTCATTCCATACCTCAGGGGCATCTGAGATATTCCTTTACTATACTCTTTCCTGAAGTAATCTGAAATTGCTTCATCATATTGTGCTGTATGAGTAAAAGCCTAGAACAAGAGGTAAGTTCTGTGAAAATACCCACAGTATATCCAAAAGTGAGGTAAAAATGGGTATAAGTCGTACACATCAAACTACACCCTCCAGCCCGCAAACACACCCATGCAGGAAAGACACCAAATAATACTAAATGGCACAAAGAATTATtccctttccatttctgtttcaatCTTTTGACAGAATACCTCTCTGATGGTTGGTCTCTGCATTTATAAAAGGACAGCAGCTCCAAGCAGAGCTCTGATGGGTGATGTAATCTGATGAGAAATGAGTACTTTTCGTTTTGCAAACACTGCACTAGATAAACGCGTGTCCCCACCTTCAAGGCTAACTGACGTCTCGTCTCCAAAGATGTGTCTTTGCTGTCGGAGCCCTGCATCTCCGCGGACACGGCCGCATAGTCCTCCGGCTCACACACTACCGTTACTCGAGCGTGGTTTTTGGCTGCTGCTCTCAACAGGGTTACTCCCCctttgaagaacaaaagaaaatttgcCTTTTCATATCAGTTTAACCTCTTTCAAATCAAGTTACTGTACATGTACTTACTTCTACTCTAATTCctaccttaaaaataaaagaaaagccaGATGAATCTCCACACAGAGAAAGAGCTGAGAAAATATTGATGAATCACAGTCATCCCAGAGCACTATCTGGGAGCAGTGACTATTTTTTGTTCCCTCAATAGTGAACATCAAAGTGTCATCTCATTTTCATTGTAAATAAATGTCTCCTCTGGCAGTCCCCTAATATGGTTTTTCTAACTTACCAATATCAATTTGCTCAACAGCCTCTTCAACAGTTACACCTGGAGAAGCCACTGTCCTTGCAAAGGGATACAGATTACAAACGACAACTCTAAAATAAAGAGGAATTCAGCTGTCACTGAAAACTGAAACTTCCATGGTTTACACATGTCAGTCAGTAGCTGTTTACATGACCAAAACCCCAAAGACCTAAAATATCAACTGTGAGCTTGACATTTTAAAGTTCTAAAGTTATGTTGAAACATCAGGACCTCCCACGTTTGCTAGAGCACAGGTATACAAAAGGGGCTGTAGTCAGCAAATGCTCTCGATACACATTATTCCCTCCAGATCATGGTGCAATGTTGCAGCTTGGGTAACCTTAGCTACCTACTGTACTATCAAGccgtcaaaattaaaaaaaaaaatttttaacagaaataaaatacaaggctTCATTTTGAAATGTGATCACTATTACCTACAATATTGGATTTTATACTCTATTTCCAGTGGACTGTGTACAATGATGAAAAACAATAGGTCATTCTAAGGGGGAAATATGTGTATTGTCTTCAGAAAGGTCATACACAATAATGGTAATAAGAAGgacaaaagaataatttaaaggACAAACCTAATCTAAAATCCACCAGTGCAACAGAGATCCACCCCAGGGCTGCAATGTGAGAGGCTATGTGGGCAGGTTCCCCAGTGAAATAAACACAACTGGTaaagatgaaaaaaggaaaacgggagtgggggggtgggggagggggggccacACGTCACAAtgcccgataccaaaaccagacaacacGTCAGAAGCAAAAAACGAAGCAATGTCTTATGAATACTGACCAAGAAGTCCTTAACAGAAGACTGCCAAACtgaattcagtaaaatataaaaagaggtatGCACCAGAGCCAagtatggtttatcccaggacttTAAGGCTGATTTAATatctaaaaatcaattaatataatagcCCATGTCAATacaataaaggacaaaaaccacctgattgtctcaatagatgcatGGAAAGCATCTGATAAAACTGAatactcattcatgataaaaacactaatttgcgCAACAtgataaaggattttttttttttttaaacccacagctaacatcatacgtcaaagtgaaagactgaaagctttcccctaagatcaggaacaagacaaggatgtccactctcgccacttctattcaacactgtactggaagttctagccagataaattagcaaagaaaatgaaataaaaaggcacCAAGATTGGAAAAAAGTGATGCTATCTCTATCAGCAagtgacatgatcttgtatatagaaactcctaaggaatccacacaaaaaaactattagCACTAGTCAGTAACTGAGTTCAGCAAGGCTGTAGGATATAATCAATTGAACTTATACACATTAGCGAGAAACAACctgaaagtaaaattaagaaaaaatttctacTTATAACagcaccaaaaaaaatttaagaatgacttgtattttaaaaagtacaaaacactgttgaaaaaaatttttttaaatctaaataaagatatcccatgtttatGGACTGGAAGGCTTAATATTGTTAGGATGGCAATATTCcctaaattgatctacagattcaacataacCCTACAAAAATTCCAACTCCCCTTTTTACAGAAACGGGCAAGctgaccctaaaattcatatggaaatgcaagggaccctgaatacccaaaacaaccttgaaaaagaggaacaaagttgAGACTCACACTTATCACTTTCATAATTTACTGCAAAGATAATAGTGTGGTGCTGGCATAAAGGAGGTATAGATCAAGTGTACCAAgatcattcaatggggaaagaacagtctctccCACAAATGATGCGGAGACAACCGAAGGAAGAGCCTCCTACTAAATAAAGCTGTACCCCCTACCTCACACccatatataaaaaaaacttaaaaaaggaatcaaagacCTAAGCATAAAAGCCAAAACTAAAAGactcttaaagaaaacacaggcataaATCTTACTATATTATGAAATGGCTTCTTAGAAACACCAaaggcacaagcaacaaaagaaaaaatatagataaGTTGGATATTACCAAAACTTAAAACTTTCACGATGgtcaaaagataccattaagaaagtgaaaacaatccacagaatgggctAAAatgaattcttacaactcaataataaaaagataagtgactcaattaaaatgggcaaagcatctgaacaggcatttctccaaaggtatACAAATGGCTTATGCACACGAAAAGACGTTCAACCTCATCAGGAAAGGCAAATCATAATCACAAGATACCATATCATGAgcactaggatggctagaatcaaaaaaactgataacaaatgttggtgaggatgtagagaaatgaaaacctttgTACACAGTGGGAACGTAAACTGATGAAGCACTTCGGAAAATAGTCTGGCAGCTCCTCGAAAGGTTAAACAGTTACCAGATGACCAGGAAATTCCATtcccaggtatatacccaagagaaatgaaaatatatgtccacgcaaaaatctgtacatgaatgTCCATAGTTGCATTATTCGTAACATCCAAAAGcagaaataatccaaatatccatcaactgatgaactgACAAATGGGAGTATATCCATACCATAGATTacttttcagcaataaaaatgtgaTTTGACATACACCATAACATGCATGAACTCTGAAAACATGCTGAAAAGCTAGTCACAAGGGACCATATATTATACAATTCCACTGATAATGCAATGTTCATGTAAATCCACAGAGGCAGaaaatagactggtggttgcctaGGTTGTTGGAGGAAATGAAGAACAAAAGTTAATGGGTAGGGTTTTTTGTGGGGGAGGGTAAAGGGGGGGTGATGAATTTATTCTAACATTAACTGCGGTGATAACTGCACAACTCTACACTAAAAATGACTGAATTATCTACTTGAAATTGGAAAATCACATGGTATGTGAATGAAAGTGAATAAAGCTGTTACACATatgtatcaaaaagaaaaaagtgagtaTCATTATGCAAATAACTAAGCTACTTATATGTACTACAATTTAGATCACAACTTCCTAAAATAAGCAAAGGTTGTTTATGCATAATTAGGTATTTTAGTAATATAAATTTGGCAAAATCAAAATGTTCACCCACATACAATGTCACAaaggtcctcaataaatgtttatagtaAGTGATCAGGAAACTAAACCTAATGCTAACCTTGATCTATAAAAAGAGACATCAGATTTGGCTTGTTTGTCTTTGATTCTTAATATATTAAAAGTTCAACTTTGAATTTTTACCTTATAAGATTAAAATCAAGTCTGGCCATGTCAGCACTATCTTCTGGAATATTACGAGCCAAGATTCCTAATTTAACAAAGTTAAAGTATTAGGTTCAAAAAAACAAGTCAGAATAAAGCACTTCTTTCCAATATGATCCCATTAATCAAGTTAAAGCCCCTAGCACTGCCAAGAATACAAAACAGTACAAACTTAAGATTGGCGGGTATACTTAAAAATTGTTTGCATCAGTTCCTGATTCCCTTTTTTTGAGCAACAAAACAGAGGAATCCACCAAGTGATAAAAGCAAACCAGATTTTAAACAGGTTCTAATGTATTACGAACTTTAGCAGCAGATATGACAAAACCAATATAACCTCACAGATAATTCTTTTTTGAGCTGTGA
Coding sequences within it:
- the ATIC gene encoding bifunctional purine biosynthesis protein ATIC isoform X2 — encoded protein: MLVWQSVFCLPVFRDVSEVTGFPEMLGGRVKTLHPAVHAGILARNIPEDSADMARLDFNLIRVVVCNLYPFARTVASPGVTVEEAVEQIDIGGVTLLRAAAKNHARVTVVCEPEDYAAVSAEMQGSDSKDTSLETRRQLALKAFTHTAQYDEAISDYFRKEYSKGISQMPLRYGMNPHQTPAQLYTLKPKLPITVLNGAPGFINLCDALNAWQLVKELKEALGIPAAASFKHVSPAGAAVGIPLNEDEAKVCMVYDLYKTLTPISTAYARARGADRMSSFGDFVALSDVCDVPTAKIISREVSDGIIAPGYEDEALKILCKKKNGNYCVLQMDQSYSPDENEVRTLFGLRLSQKRNNSVVDRSLFSNIVTKNKDLPESALRDLIVATIAVKYTQSNSVCYAKNGQVIGIGAGQQSRIHCTRLAGDKANYWWLRHHPQVLSMKFKTGVKRAEISNAIDQYVTGTIGKGEDLIKWRALFEEVPELLTEADKKEWVDKLSEVSISSDAFFPFRDNVDRAKRSGVAYIAAPSGSAADKVVIEACDELGIILTHTNLRLFHH